ATGCAGGCGCGGCGCGGCTCGCCTTCGGCCCGCTCGCATTGTTCAGCCGCCGGGCGGCTGTCGCCGCCGCGAGCCGCGTTCGACAGGTCGCGTCCGATCGACTGCGCGCACTCCGTTTCAAACCGCCCCGCCTTGGCGCACTCGTCGAAGAGCAATTCGGTCGCGAGGCCCATCTCCTGCATGCGCCACGTCTGCATCAGGTAGCACGCGCCGCGATATTTGGGCACGACTTCGTTGCAGGGATAGTGGTAATCGGTGGCGCTCACGTTTCTCTTTTCCGGGTTGGAGGAAAAAACGTTTTCCATGAAGACGCCGCCGTAGCAGACCTCCCGGCTCCAAGAGTCCGGCAGCGAGTCGCAGGCATGTAAGGATGGATCGATCTGGTTTTCGGTGAAGTACATGACGGCGTGCCCCAATCCATGGAGGCACTGGAAATAAACGCGCAGCGGGCTTTTTGAATCGCAAGCCGCCGCAGCCTTGCGCGCGATCTCATCCTGCGTGACGTGTCGCGCGAGGTGTGCTTCGTCGCCGCGCAGGAAGCGCTCCACCGCGCCGTGATAGCATCCGGAGTGGCAGGTCTGGTCGCATGACATGAAGGCGTCGTGGATGTTGCCCTTCAGGCGGAAAATCTCTCGCCCCAATGCATGAACGATCGGATGGCAGGAAAGGCGCAGCTTCGGATCGGCGTCGCCGTTGTTCTGAATCGATTTGAGAAGATCGCCGGGCGATTGGGTTGCCAGGCCTGCTCTAAAGAGCAGATCCAGACATTCACTGCTTCCGGTTTTGCCGAGACATTCTTTGATGGCTGCCGGCGAGGGGATTGCGGCAAGCTCTGCGGCGCGCGCGGCCAGGGCGAGCGACAGAAACGCCGGCATGATCATTGTCATTAGTATCTTCATGACAGCTTAATAACACATCTTACTTTCAAACATGAATAGGGGAGAGATCCTTCGCGTTGCTCAGGATGACGGAAGCGAGGTCCGTCCACGTCGCCTGACGGAATGCCCAAGCACCCCGGGTCATTCTGAGCGCAGCGAAGAATCTCTCTTTACCGGATCGCCCGCTTGCAATAAAATACCGGCAGCACAAGAAAAGGAGCAAGCCATGAAAACAGCTCTTAAGGTTACCGGTATCGATCACGTGGTGCTGCACGTCAAAGATCTTGCGCGGTCGAAGAAGTTCTACGTAGACTTTTTGGGCATGGAGGTCGAGCACGAAAGATCGTGGCAGCTTTTCCTAAAATGCGGAAGCCAGGGGATCGCGCTTTTTGAAGCGAAAAACGGCAATGAGATCCACGGCGGCAGCGAGCTGAACCACATGGCCCTGCGTCTGAAATCCGGAGAGTATGAAAAGGTGAAAGCTTTGTTGGAAGAAAAGGGGATCGAGGTCAACGGCCGCAA
This DNA window, taken from Candidatus Binatia bacterium, encodes the following:
- a CDS encoding VOC family protein, whose amino-acid sequence is MKTALKVTGIDHVVLHVKDLARSKKFYVDFLGMEVEHERSWQLFLKCGSQGIALFEAKNGNEIHGGSELNHMALRLKSGEYEKVKALLEEKGIEVNGRKGDPHCIYFSDPDGHRLQLLTPGED